One Ictalurus punctatus breed USDA103 chromosome 10, Coco_2.0, whole genome shotgun sequence genomic region harbors:
- the b3gnt7 gene encoding UDP-GlcNAc:betaGal beta-1,3-N-acetylglucosaminyltransferase 7, translated as MVNPRQRWRMYKTVALMFFLAVLMISVVHRGFDSKRGDLQIERNARMQKETIKYWKENQDKSTEVSIEPLYERDVARTWDITSTNCSAHTNISSTEGFDALEQNFKQFLLYRHCRYFPMIINHPEKCSGDLHLLMVIKSIISQHDRREVIRQTWGKEQVIDGKKIKILFLLGTSSNEVEKANHQKLLEYEDYIYGDILQWDFMDTFFNLTLKETHFLKWFSTYCGNVRYIFKGDDDVFVSVTNILEYLETSKNMKDLFAGDVLFHAKPIRRKQNKYYIPHVLYNKTHYPPYAGGGGFLMDGPLARRLYSASEMLNLFPIDDVFLGMCLEVLQVTPIKHNAFKTFGLMKDKKSKMNKEPCFYQSMIVVHKLLPQELLDMWRLVHTDLVCTQNLELLQEASKVRSNFNGM; from the coding sequence ggTGAATCCCAGACAACGGTGGAGGATGTACAAGACGGTAGCTCTGATGTTCTTTCTGGCTGTGCTGATGATCAGCGTGGTTCACAGAGGATTTGACAGCAAAAGAGGGGACTTGCAGATCGAGAGGAATGCACGCATGCAGAAAGAAACGATAAAATATTGGAAAGAAAATCAGGACAAATCGACTGAAGTCAGCATAGAACCTCTATATGAAAGAGACGTAGCCAGAACATGGGACATCACAAGCACGAACTGCAGCGCTCACACAAATATTTCTTCTACAGAAGGTTTCGATGCTCTGGAGCAGAACTTTAAACAGTTTCTCCTCTACAGGCACTGCAGATATTTCCCCATGATCATCAACCACCCAGAGAAATGTTCCGGAGACTTGCACCTCCTCATGGTAATAAAATCCATTATATCGCAGCACGACAGACGTGAAGTGATCCGGCAAACCTGGGGAAAGGAGCAGGTTATAGACGGCAAGAAGATCAAGATTCTCTTCCTGTTGGGAACTTCCTCCAATGAAGTGGAGAAGGCGAACCACCAGAAGCTTCTGGAATACGAAGATTATATCTACGGCGACATCCTGCAGTGGGATTTCATGGATACGTTCTTCAATCTCACCTTAAAGGAGACCCACTTCCTGAAATGGTTCTCCACCTACTGTGGGAACGTGCGCTACATTTTCAAAGGGGATGACGATGTCTTCGTTAGCGTGACGAACATACTTGAGTATCTGGAGACCAGCAAGAACATGAAGGACCTGTTCGCCGGAGATGTCCTGTTCCATGCGAAGCCCATCCGACGGAAACAGAACAAGTATTACATCCCACATGTGCTGTATAACAAGACGCATTACCCACCCTATGCAGGAGGTGGGGGCTTTTTGATGGACGGCCCACTGGCACGACGGCTCTATTCGGCATCAGAAATGCTGAATCTGTTTCCGATTGATGACGTGTTTCTCGGAATGTGCTTAGAGGTGCTTCAGGTGACACCTATAAAACACAACGCGTTCAAAACCTTTGGCCTAATGAAGGATAAAAAGAGCAAAATGAACAAAGAGCCTTGCTTCTACCAGAGCATGATCGTGGTCCATAAACTCCTCCCTCAGGAGCTTCTGGACATGTGGAGGTTGGTCCACACTGACCTCGTTTGCACACAAAACCTCGAGCTGTTACAGGAAGCATCAAAAGTCAGAAGCAACTTTAATGGCATGTAA